In Pseudomonas asiatica, the following are encoded in one genomic region:
- a CDS encoding SDR family oxidoreductase has protein sequence MRNVFVTGATGLLGNNLVRELVAHGYTVKGLVRSRAKGEQQFADLPEVELVEGDMADVDAFAASLRGCDTVFHTAAFFRDNYKGGSHWQALEQINVTGTRHLLEQAYLAGIRRFIHTSSIAVLDGAPGTSIDETCLRAEADADDYYRSKLLADRVVTEFLDACPDMHACMVLPGWMWGPGDIGPTSAGQLVNDVVRGKLPGLIPGSFSVVDARDVALAQIAAATQGRSGERYLAAGRHMTMAELVPIVGRLAGVRTPARHLPLPLLFCLAAVQEMYSRLTGQPILLSLATLRLLVREKDRTRFNHSKSEHALGLSFRALELTIADTVAWCRDHGWFEQHSAPTRTRTRTRTRK, from the coding sequence ATGCGCAATGTGTTCGTTACCGGAGCAACCGGCTTGCTGGGCAACAACCTGGTCCGTGAACTGGTCGCTCATGGCTACACGGTCAAAGGGCTGGTGCGGTCAAGAGCAAAGGGGGAACAGCAGTTCGCTGATCTGCCCGAAGTAGAGCTGGTCGAAGGCGACATGGCCGATGTCGACGCTTTCGCGGCGTCGCTGCGCGGCTGCGATACGGTGTTCCATACTGCAGCGTTCTTTCGTGACAACTACAAAGGCGGTAGCCACTGGCAAGCACTCGAGCAGATCAACGTGACCGGTACCCGCCACCTGTTGGAGCAAGCCTACCTGGCCGGCATCCGGCGGTTTATCCATACCTCGTCCATTGCAGTGCTCGACGGGGCACCAGGCACGTCGATCGATGAGACATGCCTGCGGGCCGAAGCAGATGCAGATGACTACTACCGCAGCAAGCTCCTCGCCGACCGCGTCGTGACTGAGTTTCTCGATGCCTGCCCCGACATGCACGCCTGCATGGTGCTCCCCGGCTGGATGTGGGGCCCTGGCGACATCGGCCCTACGTCAGCCGGGCAACTGGTCAACGATGTCGTGCGCGGCAAATTGCCTGGCTTGATCCCGGGTAGTTTCTCGGTGGTCGACGCCCGCGATGTAGCGTTGGCGCAGATTGCCGCAGCCACACAAGGACGAAGCGGCGAACGCTACCTGGCGGCCGGGCGACATATGACCATGGCTGAACTGGTACCAATAGTAGGCCGTCTGGCCGGCGTACGAACGCCCGCGCGGCATTTACCGTTGCCGTTGTTATTCTGCCTGGCCGCAGTACAGGAAATGTATTCACGGCTCACCGGCCAGCCCATCCTGCTGAGCTTGGCCACGCTGCGCCTGCTGGTACGCGAAAAGGATCGTACGCGTTTCAACCACAGCAAAAGCGAGCACGCGCTTGGCCTGAGCTTTCGGGCGCTGGAGCTGACAATCGCCGATACGGTGGCGTGGTGTCGTGACCACGGCTGGTTTGAACAACATAGCGCGCCCACCAGGACCAGGACCAGGACCAGGACCAGGAAGTAG
- a CDS encoding ester cyclase: MMTSPKDYAQRAANAFNQRDVQGLLALVDEDFVYLDGMTTQTGREAMRAREMALFSALPDAQVALTPFMVSDDRLAMTAVLTGTFTAPLLLPAGVIVPAHGRRICVHYAAHFTFRNGLAIREAVFFDSAMLKPSAEQSEG, encoded by the coding sequence ATGATGACTAGCCCCAAGGACTATGCCCAACGCGCCGCCAATGCCTTTAACCAGCGTGATGTGCAAGGGCTGCTGGCACTGGTCGACGAAGACTTCGTGTACCTGGACGGCATGACGACCCAAACCGGGCGCGAAGCCATGCGCGCGCGGGAGATGGCGCTGTTCAGCGCACTCCCTGATGCCCAGGTGGCCCTGACCCCATTCATGGTCTCGGACGATCGGCTGGCAATGACCGCCGTCCTGACCGGCACCTTCACTGCCCCGCTGCTGCTGCCAGCAGGCGTGATCGTTCCGGCCCATGGGCGTCGGATTTGCGTGCACTATGCGGCGCACTTCACCTTCAGAAATGGCCTGGCCATCCGTGAAGCGGTGTTTTTCGACAGTGCCATGTTGAAGCCATCTGCCGAACAGAGCGAGGGTTGA